In bacterium, the genomic window CAGACATACTACCAAAATATACCGGTGAACCAACGATAATTCCATCTGCTGACACTAAGTCTTGATTTGAGGTGTCACTTACCCGTTTTATTTCACCTTCTACTTCGCTAACTTCTTTTACTCCATCAACTATAGCCTCAGCTAACTTTTTAGTGTTATTACTCTTAGAAGAGTAAATAACTAATACCTTTGTCATATTATCTCACCTCCTTTTTTTTGGTAATTGGTAACTGGTGAATGGTAATTAGTTACCAGTTACCATTTAACCAATTACTTACTTTATAATTTCGTGAAGCCCTATAAATTGAACGCTCTTGGATAAAACCTGTTCCTGACAGGTTCAGAAATCGACACTCAAAAATCGAAATGGTCTTCTATCCTCTTATTTTCTGTTTTTGGTCTATAGTCTATGGTCTTTTCTTAGTATCCCATCATACTCATCACCCAGCCTAAAACTGTTTCTGCTTGCATAGTAACAAATCTGGCAATTCGTTCACTGGGCATACTCATTTTAGTATTTACGGCGTTAATTGCCTGGCAAATATCAGTAGGAATATCGCATACTATTTGAACTTCATTCAACAAACCAGTAAGAGTATTGCTACGGTGACGGCTACCTTTATAGTCAATCAATGCCTTAAAAGCATTAATAAGACTGAGCTGAGCTCGAGTCAATGTCCAATCATAATCCTTCATCTTCAATCGTTCTTTGGCAATATTTAATTCTTCTTCTGCCTGATTTAAGTAATCACCTGGTCCTAACATCTTTTTACCCTCCTTCCTTTTGGTAATTGACCAATTACCATTTACTTGCTTTTAATTTCGTGAAGCACCAAAATTATTTGTAAGCGTTCAGCCACAGAGGCACAGAGTTCACAGAGAATTAAGGAAATTAACCACAAATGCACACGAATTAACCTCTGACATCCCATAAATGTAGTGCGAATCGTAACTATTCACCGCAGAGACGCGGAGACACAGAGAAAAAATTAAAATCTATTGGCTATACGCTTAATTCCATCTCTTAGAACAGAAACATTAAAATTGATCAATAAACCTATCCTTTTATTCATCATTTTTAGATAGGTTAAAAGTTGAGCTTCGTGAATCGGAAGTAGTTGCTCGACTGCTTTTAATTCTACGATAACTTTTTCTTCAACTAAAAGATCTATCCGGTATCCACAATTTAATTTAAATCCTTTTTTCTCTGTTCCTCTGCGTCTGTGCGGTGAATAGTTACTGCGAATCTTTCGGTTCGCCTTTTGGCTTGCCAGAAGCGAAGCTAAAGCCTCGTACTACAAATTTTTTGTATTTGTGTTCATTCGTGGTTATATATTCCCTCTGTGTTCTCTGTGACTCTGTGGCTATATCCTAAACGGTTACGATTTTTTATAACTCTTACCCTTTATCATCATTCAACGCTCCTTAACTTTGTGCTATAAATCTTTCTTTTTGTAAAACCATTTTCCCTGCACCAATTAGCCCGGCGTCATCTCCTCGCTGTGCCAGGACAATAGAAATTCGCTTACAAGGTTCTAAATAAGTCCTTTTTGTAACTTCTTCTTTCACATATTGTAATAGTAAATCTCCTATTTGGGCAATCTTGCCACCAATAATTACTAATTGTGGGTTCAACACATTAACGATGGTGACAATCCCAATTCCCAGATACCTGCCCGTTTCTTTCAGAATATAATTTGCCAGACTATCCCCTTTTATGGCAGCTTGATAGACTACCAGTGGCGTAATCCTTTCTAATTGGTTTTGCACCAATTCAGTAATGATAGTCGTTGTCCCTTGTTTTATTGCATAGGTGGTGCGTTTTGTAATCCCTTGCCCTGAGGCATAGGCCTCCATACACCCGTAATTTCCACAACCACACTGCAGTCCATTCGGTTCAACAATGATATGTCCAATCTCACCAGCGGCATCATTTGAGCCGTGAAAAATCTCACCATTGATAATAATTCCACCACCAATGCCAGTGCCTAAGGTTAAACAAACAAGGTGATTCACCTCACGACCGGCACCAAGCCAACTCTCGCCCAATGCGGCTAAATTACCATCATTATCCACATAAGTTGGCAGATGAAATTCCTCTTCAATTGTCTCTTTCAAAGCTACATTTTTCCAGCCCAGATTTGGGGTATCAATAATCACGCCTGTTTTTGTATTAAGAGGACCTGGCGAACCTATCCCAATACCCACTATTTGTTGGAAAGATACTTCTTTAATCACATCATGGATAAGTTCTTTCATCTGCTGGATAACAACTTCATGTCCTTCAGATACCTTTGTAGCGGTATCTTTTTTTTCGATTATTTTGCCTGTTTGGTCAACTACAGCAGCTCTTATATTTGTTCCACCCAGGTCAACAGCAATTACATAATTCATAAGTCTAATCCATCCAGAAAGTCGTTCAGTATCGACTGAGCAAATTTACCGTTATCAAAATTGGTAACTATTCAGCCACAGATGAACACGGATGAAACACTGAAAATTCGTAAATCGTGTCCGTTTTCCGTGTCCGTAATCAGGTTGAAGGCTGAAGGGTTTTTCTCTTTCTAACTTTTATTTTCTATCCTTCTTGATTCTCTGCCACTGGAGGAAATTTCCACTCCCAACCCTCGCCAGTGGGGGACAACCCGCCTTTGACCTCTGTATTTATCCGTGCTAATCCGTGTTAATCAGTGGTTGAATAGTTACTCAAAATTTATTTTTGCCGTCTCTAAATCTCCTTTTGCTTTTTCAATCCGATAGATGGCTAAATCTTTTTCAGTTCCGTTCATAAATAATAACTCCCTGGTTGGAAACATTTTTATAAAAAGGTAATATATCTAAATATTTGTTGTAATTTTGATAATTCTTTTTTATTACAGAGATAATAATTCCATATTCAAGTTCTAAATCAAAAATAGCATCTGTAACCACTCCATAGCATTTACTCAATTCCTCATTATTCAGATCAACCAAAGCCATAATATCAATATCTGATTGGCTATTATAATCACCTCTTGCATGAGAGCCAAATAAAATAACACTTTTCAACCTATTTTTAAATATATTTTCCAGTCTTTTCCTTACTTCTAAAACTATTTTTAATACACTTTTACTTTTTATAGTTGAAATATCTTTCATAATAAATCACCATCAAAATCTGATAATAGTTCAAATTACTTACAATATATCAAATAAAAACTGGGATATGGTAGCCATGTTTAATATTCCCCTGTATATCCACACATTCCGACCCGCGAAAAATTAACCACTGGCAAGAACATATCTTCGCCGCACTCATGTTTTTGAGCGCATTTATCACAAAGCCATCCTTAGAAACACAGAGAAATTCAAAAGTTTATAAATCCGAAATCCCCAGAGAATCTTAGATTAATTCTTTAAATTCTTCGTCTGTAAGTCCCGCATCTTTGATTATGGGTAACCGTTCACGGCTATAC contains:
- a CDS encoding HEPN domain-containing protein — encoded protein: MLGPGDYLNQAEEELNIAKERLKMKDYDWTLTRAQLSLINAFKALIDYKGSRHRSNTLTGLLNEVQIVCDIPTDICQAINAVNTKMSMPSERIARFVTMQAETVLGWVMSMMGY
- a CDS encoding nucleotidyltransferase domain-containing protein; translated protein: MKDISTIKSKSVLKIVLEVRKRLENIFKNRLKSVILFGSHARGDYNSQSDIDIMALVDLNNEELSKCYGVVTDAIFDLELEYGIIISVIKKNYQNYNKYLDILPFYKNVSNQGVIIYERN
- a CDS encoding ROK family protein, translating into MNYVIAVDLGGTNIRAAVVDQTGKIIEKKDTATKVSEGHEVVIQQMKELIHDVIKEVSFQQIVGIGIGSPGPLNTKTGVIIDTPNLGWKNVALKETIEEEFHLPTYVDNDGNLAALGESWLGAGREVNHLVCLTLGTGIGGGIIINGEIFHGSNDAAGEIGHIIVEPNGLQCGCGNYGCMEAYASGQGITKRTTYAIKQGTTTIITELVQNQLERITPLVVYQAAIKGDSLANYILKETGRYLGIGIVTIVNVLNPQLVIIGGKIAQIGDLLLQYVKEEVTKRTYLEPCKRISIVLAQRGDDAGLIGAGKMVLQKERFIAQS